The Phycisphaeraceae bacterium genome segment GGGGTTGCAGCCGGCAGTGCACGCCATCGGCGACCAATCCAACCATGTGCTGCTCAACTGGTACGAATCGCTCACTACCGAGCAGCGGAAGGCGCTGCGGCCGCGCATCGAACACGCCCAGCACCTGCTGCCGGCGGATGTGGTCCGGTTCGCCGCGCTGGGCGTGGTGCCGTCCATGCAGCCCTATCACAAGGCGGATGACGGCCGCTACGCCGAGCAGCGGATCGGGCCGGAGCGCATCAAGTCCAGTTACGCCTTCCGGCAGCTGCTGGATTCCGGCGCGCTGCTGGCCTTCGGCAGCGACTGGCCGGTGGTGTCGGTGGATCCGTTCCTCGGCATTCACGCGGCGGTGAGCGCGCGCACGCTCGATGACAAGGTGTTCGCGCCCGAGCAGTCGATCACGGTTGAGGAGGCGCTGACGTGCTACACGCGCTCCGCGGCGGCGTGCCTGCTGAGCGAGTCGTCCACCGGCATGATCCGCGCGGGGTATGCGGCGGACTTCATCGTGCTCGACCGAGACGTGCTCACGACCACCGCGGAGCAACTGCGCGACATTCGCGTGCTGCGAACATTCGTGGCGGGCAGGCCGGTGTACGAGCGCGCGGAATGAGAAGGTTCACCACGGAGTATCACGGAGTTGAAAGAAGGGGTTGGCTGAGTTGGTCGAGGTCACACGACAGTCAGTTTGCGTGCGTGTTCCTGTCCTCAAGGGAGTGGACGCCTCGATCCCCTGATCCCGCGACGCCTGCCCTCTCCCTCACCCGCCCTTCTTCGCCATCTCGGCCTTGAGATACTCCACGATCTGCTGCCGCTTGGCCTGCTCGGCGCCGCGCGAGGCGCCCATGAGCACCACGGCGTGATGCAGCGCGTTGTGCCCCTTGCGGTCGGCGGCGTGCAGTTCCGCGCCCGCCTCGACGAGCGCCCGCACGTTGTCGATCTGGCCGGACTTCACGGCGGACATGAGCGCGGTCTCGCTGAAGGGGCCGCGGGCGTACGGATCGGCCCCGGCCTCGAGCAGCAGCGCGATGGTTTCAGGCGTTCCCATGCGGGCCGACCAGTAGAGCGCGTTGCGCCCGAACTGGTCGACCGCGTTGACGTTCAGACCCGCCTCGAGCAGCAGGGTCAGCGTGGATGGGTGGGATCGGTTGGACATGGCGGCGGCGATGAGCACGGTGCGCCCGTCGCGGGCGGTGGCGTGCGGGTCCGCCCCGAACTCCAGCAGGGCCTTGAGCCGATCGGTGTGGCCGGTCATGGCGGCGTGGAAGAGGGCGGTTAGACCCTGCTGATCCGCCTCCATGAGGTCGGCGCCCTCGTCCAGAATGTCGCCCAGGTCGCCCAGTTCGCCCGAGCCCTTGGCCCATTCGATGAGCCGCTTGGTGGGGCCGGTCGTCTCCAGCCGCGACGAGCGGATCATGAGCGAGTCCATGCGCGGATGGTCGGTGTAGATTCGGATCAGGTTGAGCCGGTGCTGCAACTGGCGGAGTTTCACCGCGGTGAGACGCACTTCGTGCTCCACGCGCGGCTGGCGATCGACGCCTTCGAGAATGCCTGGGTCCGCCGCCAGCAGCGAGAAGGGCTTGCCGTCGGTGGCGCGAATGCGGATGACCTGATCCTTGTCGGCGTCCGGCTCGAACATGGCCGGCTCAACCGTCAGGGGGGAGCGCACGTTGGCGGCGATGGCGAGCTGCACGTCGCCCTTCTGATCCGCCAGCACGAATCGCGCGGTGGAGCCGAACGGGCCGACGCTCTTGGAGGCGAACTCGACCGCCACCTCCACCGTCGCACCCGGCGGAATGGGCTTGTCCGGAATGCTGGGCACGGTGCAGTTGCAGGTGGTGAAGGCGCGCACGATGCGGATGGGCTCCGACGAGATGTTCGTCAGCTGCACCATCCTGCGGAAGGTCTCACCGCGATCCACTTCGCCGAAATCCAGCACGGTGGGGGTGATGCGGAGATACCTGGCGCCGGTGGAGGTCGAGTCGTCGATGTCGGTGACCTGGCGCTGCGGAAGCGTGTCCTGGGCCGATGATGGAGCGGCGACCATGACGGACGCCAGAAGGACGAGGCACGAAGCGACGGATCGGCGCATGGTCAATCTCCCGGCATGAAGTCGGCGTCGATGCTGCAAGGATAGCCCGTCAACGGGGCGCGCCCAACGAAATACCCGACGGACACGTCATTTCCGGCGCGCTACCATGTGCCCCCATGACGACTACACCCCTGCCGGATCACCTCCGCATGCCGCATCTGCGGCCGATCCAGCCCATCGGGCTGCAGAAAGACGGCAAGCAGTTTGTCGCCCTGCGCGACCCGCAGATGCTGTGCAAGCAGACCATGGTCATCCCCGTGCAGGCGATGCCGGTTCTCCAGTTTTTCAGGGGCGAGGAGGATCTGGACGCCATCGCCCAGCGCCTCAAGGCGCCGGTGGAGCAGCTGGCCGCGCTGGTCCAGGGGCTGGACCAGGTGGGGCTGCTCTGGGGTCCGACCTTCGAGCGGCTGGAGCGGGAACTGAAGGAGGAGATCGCCACGCGCGGCGCGTACCCGATGGGCGCGGCGGGGTCGCTGGGCGAGTCCGCCGAGCAATGCCGCAAGCGACTCGACGCCTGGCTGGCGGAGACGGACGACCCGGAGCTGGATGAGCCGGTCCGCGGGCTGGTGGCGCCGCACCTCGATTACGAGCGCGGCTGGCCCAACTACGCGGCGGCGTATCGCTGCATCGAGCGCGTGGAACGGCCCGACCGAATCGTCATTCTCGGCACCAACCACTTTGGTCTGGGAGACGGGGTGGTGCTGGCGGAGCATGGCTTCGAGACACCGCTGGGGCGCGTCAGCTCCGACGTGGGCATCGTCAGCGCCATGATCGAGCGGCTGGGCAAACCGCTGATCATCGACCAGCTCGACCACATGCCGGAGCACTCGGTGCAGCTGCACCTGCCGTGGCTCCAGCACCGTTGGGGCGATGTGCCGATGGTGGCGGCGCTGGTGCCCGATCCATTGGCGCCGATGGTGGAGGAGGACGGCGAGCGCGTCACCGGCGAACGGTTCGTCGAGACGCTGCGCGAGGTGCTCGACGCGGCCGGCGGGCGCACCTTCTTCATCGCTTCCGCCGATCTGAGCCATGTGGGTCCGCAGTTCGGCGAGCCGCGCCCCGTGGATGACCAGCGGCGTCATGACGTCGAGCTTCATGACCGCGAGATGATGGCCAAGTTCCTCACCGGCGACGCCGAGGAGTTCCTCGGCGCCATGCG includes the following:
- a CDS encoding ankyrin repeat domain-containing protein, which produces MRRSVASCLVLLASVMVAAPSSAQDTLPQRQVTDIDDSTSTGARYLRITPTVLDFGEVDRGETFRRMVQLTNISSEPIRIVRAFTTCNCTVPSIPDKPIPPGATVEVAVEFASKSVGPFGSTARFVLADQKGDVQLAIAANVRSPLTVEPAMFEPDADKDQVIRIRATDGKPFSLLAADPGILEGVDRQPRVEHEVRLTAVKLRQLQHRLNLIRIYTDHPRMDSLMIRSSRLETTGPTKRLIEWAKGSGELGDLGDILDEGADLMEADQQGLTALFHAAMTGHTDRLKALLEFGADPHATARDGRTVLIAAAMSNRSHPSTLTLLLEAGLNVNAVDQFGRNALYWSARMGTPETIALLLEAGADPYARGPFSETALMSAVKSGQIDNVRALVEAGAELHAADRKGHNALHHAVVLMGASRGAEQAKRQQIVEYLKAEMAKKGG
- the amrB gene encoding AmmeMemoRadiSam system protein B; the protein is MTTTPLPDHLRMPHLRPIQPIGLQKDGKQFVALRDPQMLCKQTMVIPVQAMPVLQFFRGEEDLDAIAQRLKAPVEQLAALVQGLDQVGLLWGPTFERLERELKEEIATRGAYPMGAAGSLGESAEQCRKRLDAWLAETDDPELDEPVRGLVAPHLDYERGWPNYAAAYRCIERVERPDRIVILGTNHFGLGDGVVLAEHGFETPLGRVSSDVGIVSAMIERLGKPLIIDQLDHMPEHSVQLHLPWLQHRWGDVPMVAALVPDPLAPMVEEDGERVTGERFVETLREVLDAAGGRTFFIASADLSHVGPQFGEPRPVDDQRRHDVELHDREMMAKFLTGDAEEFLGAMRWCNNPTRWCSVGNMSAALMLARPAGVELIDYRQAVDEQGMVLVSSAAMAMF